CTTAAATAGATTTGTTGGTTTTCAAGCTACCTGTGAGACGATTCCCTGATCAAGCAAGGATTCAGACGGCTTTTCTCGTCGTTCGGAAAAGAGGGCGTATCCCAGCCAGACCAAGACGAACCCAATCGGTATCGATGTCAACTGGACGAGTTGATAGGGAAGCAGAGTAAACATGGTGCCCGCCAAAGGACCTGATACGGCAAGCAGGACAGCCGCCCCGCGCGGCAAGATGCGAGCGCGGAAAGTAGCAATTCCAAAGAGCAGGGAGCCAAGGACATACAGTATCGATACCAGCGAATAGATTGTTGTGAGACTGCCAAGGTTCGTGGGGATACCAGTCCCATTTGACAACTGCAATGCGCTTTCTACAAATGTTGGCGCTGTGGTCGTCAAGAGCGGCAGGATTGTAGGTTCGATGAATGAAATGCACATCTGGACTGCATAATGGGTGGTCAGCAGAAGATAACCAGCCAAACCCTTCCAACCGGTTTCTTCCACTTGTCTGGCATAGAGCCCGGTAATACCGAGCAGAGCAAAGATCGATATGGATGTTTTGAAGGAGGTGATGATGATAAATGTACTGGTATTGATAGCTGGATGAGTTGCTCGAATAGCCGTGAAAATAATCCCTGCTATCATGGCAGATAAACCTGCCCAACGGATGAGTTTCGATGTGGTCACTTTCATTTTTTCTCCTTTGGAACCAATAAGATAAGTGCCTGAGGTTGACACCCGGCATCGCTGCCTGTTGAGTTCGATTGAAGACAATATACAGATCAATCTGGGGAGATGTCTTCCCCAGATGTGGGGATTTCGGGTGGGGATTTGCTGAGAATGGGAATTATCGATCGGGTGATAATGAAGTACAGAATGGACAAGTGATCGGATAACTGCCTGTCCATTCTGTAATCTCTTTCGCGAATTTACTTGGCTTCAGGTTGGCTAAGCTGCGAGCTTACCTTGCCAGGAACGGCTTCTGATACTTTTTCGCGGCGTTCGGAAAAGAGCGCGTATCCCAACCAAACCATTGCCAGCCCAACGGGTATCATGGCGATCTTCGCCTGGTATTCGTGTGGAAACATTCCACCGATAGGGATCAACACGGCTGCGAGTGTAAGCAAACCACCTGCCCAGCGCGGCAGGACGCGGGCGCGCAACGTAGCGATGCCAAACAGCAAGGCTCCGAGGATATACATGGGTCCTGAGATATTCCACAGTATTGGCAGGATTCCAAGGTCGACCGTGCTGGGGACTCCAGTCAACATCCCAAGAAGGCTTTCCACAAATGCAGGTGACTCGGTTGCCAGATTAGGCAGGATAAATGCTTCGACGAATGAAAAGCCTGTTATGAGCACAAACCAGACGCTAAACAGCAGGAAGCCAGTTAGACCCAGCCAACCGGACTTTTCCACTTGCCGGGCATACAACCCTGCCATGCCGAAAAGTCCAAAAAAGCCCAGGGCAGTTGCAACAATGTGGACGTTTACCCAAGCGGTGGTGGTAACCGATGAAGGGACATTCTCTGGATGGAACATTCCAATAATGATGAAGCATAGCCCTGCCAACATGGCAGATACACCTGCCAGCCGCATGAGGGTGGATGTGGTCATAATTGCCTTGCTCTTTTTGATCGAATTTTCTTTGGCATTCATTGTTTGTCTCCTTTTGAACTCATAAAATGGTTTCGAATTTCGACACTAGGCTTCGCTGCCAGTCGTGCGCGCGTCCGGGTTTGAGGTGATCTTCTTCATCCACGGATCGCCAGGTGCCTTCAGGAAGTGATTGAAGACATATCCCCAGGGCATCACGAGTGGAATCAACACAATTCCCACGAGATTGTTGATCAGTACCTCTTGAACATCTGGAGCTAACTGCCCGGCAGACCATTGGGGGAGCGCGAACGCCAGAACCCAGACAGCCTTCCACAGAAACTCGAAGAACAGCAGTGGCAGCATCTTCAGTGGGCGATGAATCCCTGTCCCTGCCAGAAGCGCAAGCCCAGCGAGCACACTGAGCACAACGCTGCCCATGGTCGACAAGTCTGCAGGAGGGTTGAAAATCGCGGGCAATTTATAGATCGACAGCCCTATAGCCATGAACGCATACATGGCTCTCAGCAAATAAAGCCTGAAGATCGAAACCTCGGAACTGGTATTCATATATTTGTCTCCTTTTTTGAACCTATAAAATAATTCCCGTTGGGCATCACTGCCTGTTGGGTTTGATTGAAGACAATATACAAATTAACGTGGGGAGATGTCTTCCCCACATGTGGGGATTTCGAGTGGGGAGAATCGAAAACCCCGCCAGAGAAATTTGGCGGGGCGTTTGGATATTTCAGTTTTTCTTTTTAGATCAAGCCGAGTTCAATCGCCCGCTTCACAGCCGCCCGACGGTTATTGACGTTGAGTTTATTGTAAATGCTCTTGATATGCGTCCGAACCGTGCTCAAAGCAATGACAAGCTCCTGTGCAATCTCGGGACCCGATAACTCGGTCTTGAACAGGCGCAGGATGTCCAATTCACGCTGACTAAGCGGCTCGATCAGGGACCCTGAAACTGGTTCAGCGGAAGGAGGCGTTTCTTCCCCGATTCCCTTTCGCTCCGCCTCGAACGCCGCCAACAGCTTGCTTGTGTATTCCGGCATGATCTTGCGTGCAGCAACTTCGCGGAGTATCGTCTCCATGTCTGCGCCTTCATCCACGAACATGCGAATGTATCCCTCTGATTCAGCCAATTTCAAGGCATGTTCAAGCGATGACAATGCAGCTGACATATCCTCTTGTAGTTGATAGGCGAGCGCTTGAAGAACCAAGATTTCGATGACACTCCCATTTCTGCCCCCTGCTTCTGCGGCTTTCAAAAGACGATCCAGCAATCCTATTGCCTCCTTGAGTGAATTTTCCACATGCTCTCTTTGATATTTCGACAACAATATCCTTGCGAAAGTGATTTGCTCAAACTCCCGCAAGTAGCTGGGTTCTTCCTCAATGGACAATTTCCGTTCACGCGCCCAATTAATCGCCCTGTCCAACTCGCCTTGCTTGATCCACACTCGTACCTTTATTGCTGGTATCGGGCGAACATTGGGGGAAAAATCAGCCGTATACCGATGTTCTGCCTCGTCGAGTAATTGGAGTGCATCATCAATATTCCCTTGATTTTCTTGTATTCCCGCCATCGCCACGCGCCATCGAAACGGATATTGCGGGAACCCTGTGTGTTCGCCTTGTTCTTTGGTTTTCGACAGGTGCTGTATGGCAATATTCAGGTTGTTTCGCTCGAGTTCAAGTTCACTGAGACCTACATACATATCCGCCGTTCCGCGTATCTTTGATGTGCCATGTTCTGCTGCCAACTGCAAGCCTCGTTTGTAGATATGCATCGCGTCATAAAGACGACCTTGTACGATCCGAATATCCGCCAGGTAGACACTACCCCCGATGGCATCCGAGATGTGTCCAGCTTTCTGTAAGTGAGCCATGCCATCTGCAAATGATTGATAAGCAGCATCGAGATTCCCAGCAGTCCAAGAAGCAAGTCCCATGAGAGCCGCCGCCGCTCCACGCACTATATCATCGTCTTCAGGTGTAAGGTCAAGCACCTGTTGTGCATATTTCATGGTGTCAGGCACGTTGCCCGCAGATACTGCCAACCCAGCGCGGTACATGGCAATCGCTCCTGGAAGCTGTACGAATCCATCTTCCCTCACGATCACCATTTCACTTGCTTGACCGTGTTCTTCTTTCATCGTATCCAGCCAGCGTTCGGCATTTTGTAAAAGAACTTCAACACCTTCAATCTTGCCATTACTTAGCAGCGCTCCAACATACTCAATACTCAACATGGGTCTATATTGAAATATTTCCTCAGGTAACGATTTCATCCAGCTAAGCAACATGGCTTCCTGTCTGTTCATGCGCATAACTGGTGCTGTCAACTCGATCAAACCCGCCGCTCGTTCAAAATCTGCTCCAACCAAAGCGTGGTGGATCGCTTCCGTTGTTAAGTTATTTTTCTCACACCACTCACTGGCACGTCGGTGCAGAGTGGAAACCTGTTCAGGCTGCTCTGTCGTCAAGTGCATACGAAGTACATCGGCAAAAAGATGATGATAGCGATACCACTCACGCTTGTCATCCAATGGAATGAGGAATAAATTGCCCCGTTGCAGTTGTTCCAGTTTCGATTTGCTTCCCGGTTGAATGGTCACAGCGTCACAGAGCGGGCCGTTCAAGCGTTCGAGAATGGATGTTTGAAGCAGAAAGTTTCGAACGGGCTCAGGCTGACGCCTTAACACCTCTTCGACGAGATAATCCACAATATAGCGGTGATCTCCGGCAAAAGCCTGAATGAATCCGTGGACATCCTGCTGTCCCTTCATCGAAAGCGCCGCGAGTTGTAGGCCGGCGATCCAGCCCTCGGTGCGCTTGTCCAATGCGGCTACTTCTTCTTCTGTGAGGTTCAGACCCATTACTTGATTGAGAAATTCCACGGCTTCAGATGGGGTAAAGCGCAAGTCTGAGGCGCGGATTTCGGTCAATTGATTTCTGGCACGCAGCCTGGGAGTCGGCAAAGCCGGATCCTCGCGGGTGGTGATAACCAAATGCATTTGGGGAGGCAGGTTGTCGATCAAAAAGGTGAGAGCATCATCGACCGATTTAGAATCCGTGAGGTGGTAGTCATCGAGAACGAGGATGAAATTATTCGAGAGGATGGTGATCTCATTGAGTAATGCTGTTGATACTGTTTCAATGGGTGGTGATTGCGGCGATTGGAGTGCATCCAGCAATCCTGCCCCCAGATTCGGGGAAATTTTCTGCAATGCACTTATGACATAGATGAGGAAACGCACAGGGTCATTGTCGTTTTCATCCAGCGACAGCCATGCAGCCTGCTGCCCGCAATTCACAATCCATTCGCTGACCAAGGTGCTTTTCCCAAAGCCGGCCGGAGCGGAGATCAGGGTCAGTTTATGACCCGTAGTGAGTCCATCAGATAGTTGTTTAACTAATCGGGAACGGGCTACTACTTTTGGAGGAAGCAGTGGGATGAAGAACTTGGTGGCTAGAACTGAAGCAGGCATATATTCATTATATTATCGCAACCCATCCTTCAAGATGGTGTTTGTCTGTAATAACCAACAAAGAAGGTTGCATATTGCCAAATTTGCGAGCAGAGATGCTGGATGTACTTCAGGCTTCCATCTTGAAGCAGTAAACCTTACAGAGATCATGTGAAATTCTCCATTCCTAAATGCCTTCACTTGGAGATTCGAGCCGATTTTCGGATCGCCTCTATCAATTCTCCGTTTGGTTTCTTTTTACTAATAAAGGCAGATGCTCCAACTTTTTTGGCGCGTTCATGATTTGATTGATCGTCATAAAAACTGAGAATAATCACAGCACATCTTGGAAAGTCACGGTGGAGGCGTTCGGTCAGGGCAATGCCATCCATGCCGGGGAGTTGGATGTCTGTCACGACCACATCGGGTTGGAGATCCCGGACCAATTGCATGGCCTCCCAACCATCACCTGTTTCACCCGCAACAATGAAATCCGCTTCAGTGCTGAGCCACATCCGAAGCCCTTTGCGAGTGCCGGCTTCTTCGTCGACAATCAGGATATTGATCATGCCTACAGTATATTAAGAGCGGATGTAATTCACATCGGGAGAAGGTCTGTTTCCCAACTCAGACTTAAGTCTGAGACCCATGAAATGAGGGTTATAATGACTATGTAACCGGGAGGGTCGCTTATGAGCATTTGCATTTTGATAGCAGATGATCATGCTGTCGTGCGCCAGGGGTTACGGATGTTTCTGGAAATGGATGCCGATTTTGAGGTGGTCGGGGAAGCGGAAAATGGGGAGGATGCCGTCCGGATGGCTGGCGAACTTCAGCCCGATATCGTCCTGATGGATTTGATCATGCCGGTCATGGACGGTATCACAGCCACGTCCAGGATCCGGCGGCAATACCCGGATGTGGAAGTAATCGCTTTAACAAGTGTCCTGGATGATGGCTCTATTTTTGGAGCGATCCGGGCAGGAGCGATCGGATACTTATTAAAAGATACAAAAGCCGATAAATTGATCTACGCGGTTAAATCGGCTGTTGCGGGACAGGTTCAGCTTTCACCCGAGGTTGCAAAACGATTGTTGAAGGAAATTGATCTTCCAGCGATGTCAGGGCATCTCACGGATCGGGAAAGCGATATCCTTCGAATGCTCGCATCAGGGTACTCAAATAAGGGAATTGCCCGGGATCTGAATATCGGGGAAAAGACCGTCAAAACGCATGTCAGCAGTATTCTTTCAAAATTGGGAGTAACCAGCAGGACCCAGGCTGTTGTCTATGCTTTGCGGACTGGACTGATCATGTTACCTCCCGGACAATCGTAAGCCGGTTGGGAGGGTCTCCTTTGGCATCGTTTGACGAGAATTCAGCTGGGAATGAATGGCTGCAGTGGATTCAGGCGTTTGAGCATGCCGAATGGGGAATAGTCATCAACAGAGCCGACGCTACTACACTGGAGATCATGAACGCAGCCTTTGCAAGGATGTATGGATACTCAATTGATGAATTAAGAGATCAGCCCATCGAATCGATTTTTGTCCCGGAGGAAAGGGTAAATCTGCCAAAGTGGATCGAGGAAGCTCACCGGAAAGGCCACATCAGTTATGAAAGCAGACACCTGCGGAAAGATGGCACTGTTTTCCCTGTAAGTGTCGATGTTACAGCTGTAAAGGATAAACAGGGCAAGGTTTTATACAGGGTGGTCAACGTTCAGGATATCTCGCAAAGGAAAGCAGCGGAAAATGCCCTTCGAGATAGTGAACAAAGGAGTGCTGCGATCATCGCGACCCTGACGGAAGGCATCGTCTTTCATAACGCGGACGGCATGATCACGCTTTGTAATGCCGCGGCGGAGCGAATCCTGGGGCTTTCCGTCGACCAGATCCTGGGTCGTACCTCCATTGACCCTCGCTGGAGAACGATCCATGAAGATGGTTCTCCATTTCCAGGAGAAACGCATCCTGCGATGGTGACTCTACATACAGGTACCTCATTATCCAACGTTGTCATGGGTATTTACAAGCCGGATGACACACTGACCTGGATTTCCATCAGCACCCACGCTCTGTTTTCTTCAGAAAATGACAATCCATATGGGGTTGTTGTCTCATTTACCGATATCACCGATCAGAAATCGATGTACGAATTGCTTGAACAGCGCGTGGCAGTACGGACGCGCGAATTGAAAGCGTTCCTGGAAGTATCCCAGATCGTAAACTCGAACCTGGAGTTGGGTCCGCTGCTCAAGATCATCCTGGAACAACTTAAGAAAGTGATCGATTATGCGGGTGCTGGAATTGCAAAATTGGATGGAGACGATTTTGTCGTTGTCGAATACTTAGGCATTGTTCCGCGCGAAACCATGCTCGGATTTCGATCGTCCGTGTACCAGGATACCGGTTATCGAAAAGTGGCAGAGTCGAAGCAGCCGGTCATCATTGATGATATATGGAGAAATGATCCGTGGCTAAACTTGCTGCGGAATATCACCAATCAAGATATGCTCGCCAAATTTCGTGATATCCACTCCTGGATGGGGATACCGCTGATCAGCCACGATCAGTTGATCGGTGTACTGCGGCTCGATCATCAGGAGCCCGGGCACTTCACCAGCGCACACGCCGATTTGGGATTGGCATTTGCGAATCAAGCTGCCATTGCCATCGAGAACGCCAGGCTTCATGAGCAGGCACTGAGACTCGCCGCCTTTCAGGAACGACAAAGATTGGCACGTGAACTTCATGATTCTGTCTCTCAGGCGTTGTATGGGATCGCGCTCGGCGCGCGAACGGCTCAGATGAGGCTGGAAACTGAACCTGAAAAGCTGGCGGAGCCCCTGGACTATATTCTTTCCCTCGCCGAGGCGGGTGTCTCCGAAATGCGTGCGTTGATTTTCGAACTGCGCCCCGAGTCGCTACAAAATGAAGGATTGGTGGCTGCAATTACCAAGCAATCGGACGCGTTGCATGCGCGTTATAACCTGCAAGTAATCACAGATTTCGGACCTGAGCCTGATATTTCTCTCGATTGGAAGGAAGCGCTCTATCGGATTACACAGGAGGCGATGCAGAACATTGCCAAGCATTCTCATGCAACGAAGGCTGAAGTTCGACTCCATCAAAAGGACAGTTACCTCGTATTGGAGATTCATGATAACGGAATGGGATTCGATCCAGGGCGTGAACATCCGGGCCATCTTGGGCTGCAATCCATGCAGGAGCGTGTCGCTCAGATCGGCGGCACGTTTACCGTTGTCAGTCAACCTGGGATTGGGACTACGATCTCTGTCTCAATACCGCTCTAAATGATATTGAATACGGGGGAATCGTGCTGCCTAGGCACAAAAGAGTAGGAAAATCTCCGCCAAAAGTTCGATGACAACCTAAACGGGCTATATACAATGAACTAAATACTCTGCTGAGCTTTGACTGTGTATTTTCCAGGCTCAGAATTGGCACAATGCATGTATTGGAACCCAAACAGGCAGCGATGCCGGGTATAAAGTTCTGCCCATTATTTTATAGGTTCAAAAAAGGAGAATCCAATGAAAGCAATTGTATATACAGAATACGGGTCCCCCGATGTTCTTCAACTCAAAGAGGTAGCCAAACCGACACCCAAAGACAATGAAGTCCTCGTAAAAGTTTATGCAGTCTCTGTAAATGCAGCCGACCTTCATCTCCTCTGAGCTGACCCGTTCCTGATGCGCCCGAGCTCCGGACCACTAAAACCCAAAAACCAGATCCTCGGTCTGACATTGCGGGACGGGTTGAACCAGTTGATAAAAACGTAAAGGAGTTCACGCCTTCATTGAAAGGAAAACTCATGGAAGTACTTAAATTGATCAACATCGGACTTCGCTTTCTGCTCGAACTTTGTATCCTCGCCATATTCGGATACTGGGGTTTCACAACAGGTAGCAACATCTTCATGAAATTCGTGCTTGGCTTGGGCGCTCCCATCCTGTTCGCTGTGGTGTGGGGAACCTT
This portion of the Anaerolineales bacterium genome encodes:
- a CDS encoding helix-turn-helix transcriptional regulator, with translation MPASVLATKFFIPLLPPKVVARSRLVKQLSDGLTTGHKLTLISAPAGFGKSTLVSEWIVNCGQQAAWLSLDENDNDPVRFLIYVISALQKISPNLGAGLLDALQSPQSPPIETVSTALLNEITILSNNFILVLDDYHLTDSKSVDDALTFLIDNLPPQMHLVITTREDPALPTPRLRARNQLTEIRASDLRFTPSEAVEFLNQVMGLNLTEEEVAALDKRTEGWIAGLQLAALSMKGQQDVHGFIQAFAGDHRYIVDYLVEEVLRRQPEPVRNFLLQTSILERLNGPLCDAVTIQPGSKSKLEQLQRGNLFLIPLDDKREWYRYHHLFADVLRMHLTTEQPEQVSTLHRRASEWCEKNNLTTEAIHHALVGADFERAAGLIELTAPVMRMNRQEAMLLSWMKSLPEEIFQYRPMLSIEYVGALLSNGKIEGVEVLLQNAERWLDTMKEEHGQASEMVIVREDGFVQLPGAIAMYRAGLAVSAGNVPDTMKYAQQVLDLTPEDDDIVRGAAAALMGLASWTAGNLDAAYQSFADGMAHLQKAGHISDAIGGSVYLADIRIVQGRLYDAMHIYKRGLQLAAEHGTSKIRGTADMYVGLSELELERNNLNIAIQHLSKTKEQGEHTGFPQYPFRWRVAMAGIQENQGNIDDALQLLDEAEHRYTADFSPNVRPIPAIKVRVWIKQGELDRAINWARERKLSIEEEPSYLREFEQITFARILLSKYQREHVENSLKEAIGLLDRLLKAAEAGGRNGSVIEILVLQALAYQLQEDMSAALSSLEHALKLAESEGYIRMFVDEGADMETILREVAARKIMPEYTSKLLAAFEAERKGIGEETPPSAEPVSGSLIEPLSQRELDILRLFKTELSGPEIAQELVIALSTVRTHIKSIYNKLNVNNRRAAVKRAIELGLI
- a CDS encoding PAS domain S-box protein, with translation MASFDENSAGNEWLQWIQAFEHAEWGIVINRADATTLEIMNAAFARMYGYSIDELRDQPIESIFVPEERVNLPKWIEEAHRKGHISYESRHLRKDGTVFPVSVDVTAVKDKQGKVLYRVVNVQDISQRKAAENALRDSEQRSAAIIATLTEGIVFHNADGMITLCNAAAERILGLSVDQILGRTSIDPRWRTIHEDGSPFPGETHPAMVTLHTGTSLSNVVMGIYKPDDTLTWISISTHALFSSENDNPYGVVVSFTDITDQKSMYELLEQRVAVRTRELKAFLEVSQIVNSNLELGPLLKIILEQLKKVIDYAGAGIAKLDGDDFVVVEYLGIVPRETMLGFRSSVYQDTGYRKVAESKQPVIIDDIWRNDPWLNLLRNITNQDMLAKFRDIHSWMGIPLISHDQLIGVLRLDHQEPGHFTSAHADLGLAFANQAAIAIENARLHEQALRLAAFQERQRLARELHDSVSQALYGIALGARTAQMRLETEPEKLAEPLDYILSLAEAGVSEMRALIFELRPESLQNEGLVAAITKQSDALHARYNLQVITDFGPEPDISLDWKEALYRITQEAMQNIAKHSHATKAEVRLHQKDSYLVLEIHDNGMGFDPGREHPGHLGLQSMQERVAQIGGTFTVVSQPGIGTTISVSIPL
- a CDS encoding response regulator transcription factor; this encodes MINILIVDEEAGTRKGLRMWLSTEADFIVAGETGDGWEAMQLVRDLQPDVVVTDIQLPGMDGIALTERLHRDFPRCAVIILSFYDDQSNHERAKKVGASAFISKKKPNGELIEAIRKSARISK
- a CDS encoding response regulator transcription factor, whose product is MSICILIADDHAVVRQGLRMFLEMDADFEVVGEAENGEDAVRMAGELQPDIVLMDLIMPVMDGITATSRIRRQYPDVEVIALTSVLDDGSIFGAIRAGAIGYLLKDTKADKLIYAVKSAVAGQVQLSPEVAKRLLKEIDLPAMSGHLTDRESDILRMLASGYSNKGIARDLNIGEKTVKTHVSSILSKLGVTSRTQAVVYALRTGLIMLPPGQS